The following are encoded together in the Salvelinus fontinalis isolate EN_2023a chromosome 38, ASM2944872v1, whole genome shotgun sequence genome:
- the LOC129837567 gene encoding free fatty acid receptor 2-like, protein MLSGDRHSHSSLVLVVYIITFLIGLPANVVAFYTFGKKVRQKAMPIDILLLNLTVSDLLFLLFLPFKMKEAADNNKWNMPDFLCPLTSFVFYTTIYNSTFFLTAISIERYLGVAYPIKYKLIRRSLYATVASVAFWAISMAHVSIVYIIQYLVDSNATQKGNMCYTNFTQMQLQVLIPVRLELFLVLFCIPFFICCFCYINFIRILSQLPSINPKKRLRAIGLSLGTLLVFIVCFAPYNLSHLVGFVNWESPDWRVAALLSSTINASLDPIIFYFSSSALRCTFHLFLKNLLERVQGLCCCSKALYYPVLFCTRTQKDSTPSSNDNMCQTHSTEGQGSAGFRSTGVLD, encoded by the coding sequence ATGCTGTCTGGGGATAGACACAGCCACAGCAGCCTGGTGCTGGTGGTCTACATCATCACCTTCCTGATTGGCCTCCCTGCCAATGTTGTGGCCTTCTACACCTTTGGAAAGAAGGTGAGGCAGAAAGCCATGCCCATCGACATCCTGCTCCTCAACCTGACCGTGTCGGACCTCCTCTTCCTGCTCTTCCTGCCCTTCAAGATGAAAGAGGCGGCGGACAACAATAAATGGAACATGCCCGACTTCCTGTGTCCATTGACCAGCTTCGTcttctacaccaccatctacaaCAGCACCTTCTTTCTGACCGCCATCAGCATTGAACGCTACCTGGGGGTGGCCTATCCTATCAAGTACAAACTCATAAGACGGTCTTTGTACGCCACGGTGGCTAGCGTCGCCTTCTGGGCGATCTCCATGGCGCACGTCAGTATCGTCTACATCATTCAATATTTAGTCGATTCCAATGCCACCCAGAAAGGGAACATGTGTTACACGAATTTCACCCAGATGCAGCTGCAGGTCCTGATACCTGTCCGTCTGGAGCTCTTCCTGGTTCTATTCTGTATACCTTTCTTTATCTGCTGCTTCTGCTACATCAACTTCATCCGAATCCTCTCCCAGCTGCCCAGCATCAACCCCAAGAAACGTCTGCGGGCCATCGGCCTGTCTCTGGGGACCCTGCTGGTGTTCATCGTCTGTTTCGCGCCCTACAACCTGTCACACTTAGTGGGCTTTGTTAACTGGGAGAGTCCCGATTGGCGGGTGGCCGCACTCTTGTCCAGTACCATCAACGCCAGCCTGGACCCCATCATCTTCTACTTCTCCTCGTCGGCCCTCAGGTGTACCTTCCACCTCTTCCTGAAGAACCTGTTGGAGAGGGTGCAGGGGTTGTGCTGCTGCAGTAAGGCTCTCTACTACCCTGTGTTGTTCTGTACCAGAACTCAGAAGGACAGCACACCAAGCTCCAATGACAACATGTGCCAAACTCATTCCACCGAGGGCCAAGGTtctgcaggttttcgctccaccggtgtacttgattga
- the LOC129837395 gene encoding free fatty acid receptor 2-like — MQECHTALCLPVYLVTFLTGLPANAVAFYTFSKKVRQKPTPIDILLLNLTVSDLLFLLFLPFKMQEVTNDMTWSLPYILCPLSGFFFYMTIYVSTLFLTAVSVERYLGVAFPIQHSLKRRPLYAVVASVFIWVFSVLQLSIVVIMPYYNPPQDSLSSTTNSSNSYEFSNVSNAPLSDGNTIVSSRNVCYEDFSEKQLAILLPVRLELCLVLFCVPFLICSFCYINFIRILSGLPHIGRRRRLRAIGLALGTLLVFAFCFGPYNVSHIVGFITRKNPDWRDMALLCSTFNACLDPFIFYFSSSAVRGTIGRMLQGARIKLAKCHIHCSPWKGTSEPQKDKGPNQVEMNVI; from the coding sequence ATGCAGGAGTGCCATACTGCGTtgtgtctgcctgtctacctTGTCACCTTTTTGACGGGCCTCCCAGCCAACGCTGTGGCCTTCTACACCTTCAGCAAGAAGGTAAGGCAAAAACCCACGCCCATCGACATCCTGCTCCTCAACCTGACCGTCTCGGACCTCCTCTTCCTGCTCTTCCTGCCCTTCAAGATGCAGGAAGTTACAAACGATATGACCTGGAGTCTACCCTACATCCTCTGTCCTTTATCTGGCTTCTTCTTCTACATGACCATCTACGTCAGCACCTTATTCCTGACAGCGGTCAGTGTGGAGCGCTACCTGGGCGTGGCCTTCCCCATCCAACACTCGCTGAAGCGCCGGCCCCTGTATGCCGTGGTGGCCAGTGTATTTATCTGGGTCTTCTCCGTCCTCCAGCTGAGCATCGTCGTCATCATGCCCTACTACAACCCACCGCAAGACTCCCTCAGTTCCACAACCAACTCTTCCAACAGCTACGAATTCTCCAACGTCTCCAATGCGCCTCTTAGTGACGGCAACACCATTGTGTCTTCCAGGAATGTGTGCTATGAGGACTTCAGCGAGAAGCAACTGGCGATCCTCCTGCCTGTGCGTCTGGAGCTCTGCCTGGTTCTATTCTGTGTACCTTTCCTCATCTGCAGCTTCTGCTACATCAACTTCATCCGCATCCTCTCCGGCCTGCCCCACATCGGGCGTCGCAGACGCCTCCGTGCTATCGGCCTGGCTCTGGGGACACTGCTGGTGTTCGCCTTCTGCTTCGGCCCCTACAACGTCTCCCACATTGTGGGCTTTATAACCAGGAAGAACCCTGACTGGAGGGACATGGCCTTGCTCTGCAGCACCTTCAACGCCTGCCTGGACCCCTTCATCTTCTACTTCTCCTCCTCGGCCGTCAGAGGGACCATAGGGAGAATGCTGCAGGGGGCCAGAATCAAGCTGGCCAAGTGTCACATCCACTGTTCCCCTTGGAAGGGAACGAGCGAGCCTCAGAAAGATAAGGGACCCAACCAGGTAGAGATGAATGTTATCTGA